One Pseudodesulfovibrio cashew DNA window includes the following coding sequences:
- the rfbD gene encoding dTDP-4-dehydrorhamnose reductase codes for MELRGKTIAVLGGKTGLLGQALVKALTAAKAKPKPLSSKDCDIVDPGSVERVLNKIDPDVLINAAAYTQVDLAEEQEEVAFALNATAPPLLAAAAARRGIPFLHYSTDFVFSGNRTTPYTVYDNPGAFSVYGISKAEGEKNLIALGYDGTLIIRTSWLFGPDKMNFVKKIITLATERNTLKVVDDQTGSPSYTPDVAANSIKLLEKDATGIFHLANSGTATWFDLASEAVRLAGLPCTVEPIPTSGYPTPAVRPAYSVLDLTRFIQTTGETPRHWKDALKEYINQEKDS; via the coding sequence ATGGAATTGCGAGGTAAAACTATCGCCGTTCTAGGAGGAAAGACCGGATTGCTCGGGCAGGCACTGGTAAAGGCGCTCACGGCTGCCAAGGCCAAGCCGAAACCGCTTTCAAGCAAGGACTGCGACATTGTCGACCCCGGAAGCGTGGAGCGGGTCTTGAACAAGATCGATCCGGATGTGCTGATCAATGCCGCCGCATACACTCAGGTGGACCTTGCCGAGGAACAGGAAGAAGTCGCCTTTGCCCTCAATGCCACAGCACCGCCGTTGCTTGCGGCCGCAGCTGCCAGGAGAGGCATACCCTTTCTCCACTATTCCACGGACTTCGTCTTCAGCGGCAATCGCACCACGCCATACACGGTCTACGACAATCCTGGCGCGTTCTCCGTCTACGGCATCAGCAAGGCGGAAGGAGAAAAGAACCTTATCGCCCTCGGCTACGACGGCACTTTAATTATCCGCACGTCCTGGCTGTTCGGCCCGGATAAAATGAATTTTGTGAAGAAGATCATCACGCTGGCCACGGAGAGAAACACTCTCAAGGTAGTCGACGACCAAACCGGTTCGCCCTCCTATACACCGGACGTTGCCGCCAACTCAATCAAGCTGCTGGAAAAGGATGCCACGGGCATCTTCCACCTGGCCAACTCAGGAACCGCCACCTGGTTCGACCTGGCCAGCGAAGCGGTGCGCCTGGCCGGACTTCCCTGCACAGTGGAACCGATTCCCACCAGTGGGTACCCGACTCCGGCAGTGCGCCCCGCCTACTCTGTCCTCGACCTGACGCGATTCATCCAAACCACGGGAGAAACCCCGCGCCATTGGAAGGATGCGCTCAAGGAATATATTAATCAGGAAAAAGACAGCTAA
- the trmL gene encoding tRNA (uridine(34)/cytosine(34)/5-carboxymethylaminomethyluridine(34)-2'-O)-methyltransferase TrmL codes for MRIVLFEPEIPPNTGNIARLCAATKTPLHLIEPLGFKTDDKHLKRAGLDYWEHVKLTIHPSFEHFVRTVEPYRLVMASTKASVAHQNFQFQPIDTIVMGPETRGLPQEIMALSPHAVRIPIWGEVRSLNLSTATGILLYEAMRQTDLLPD; via the coding sequence ATGCGCATCGTGCTCTTCGAACCGGAAATTCCGCCGAACACCGGCAACATTGCCCGCCTCTGCGCGGCCACCAAGACCCCGCTCCACCTCATCGAACCCCTGGGGTTCAAAACCGACGACAAACACCTCAAGCGGGCCGGGCTCGACTACTGGGAACACGTCAAGCTGACTATCCACCCGAGTTTCGAACACTTCGTGCGCACGGTGGAGCCCTACAGGCTGGTCATGGCCTCGACCAAGGCTTCTGTCGCCCACCAGAACTTCCAGTTTCAGCCCATAGACACCATCGTCATGGGCCCGGAGACACGAGGCCTGCCGCAGGAGATCATGGCCCTCTCGCCTCATGCCGTGCGTATCCCCATTTGGGGAGAGGTACGCAGCCTGAATCTGTCAACGGCCACGGGCATCCTGCTGTACGAGGCCATGAGGCAGACCGACCTGTTACCCGACTAA
- a CDS encoding SulP family inorganic anion transporter: protein MESTNPAEPETDRGSQEDVLCPECGAVMEGGFGESVCSECGHELVRKEDLKELDEADVDVEDLARHRPPEVWDPEFEAGPESLSALESGDGSSRATGFFGASLFQNLFAGVISGGLAFFFAVAMAMLATAQSGMHQFLPFVLSATLAAMAVGSAFYSLQSRIPFGLAGSGTVVTAMMFFFLGAVYRNMAGRFEPDIILSTLVAAIVLSSVVVGVGLWLIGILRAGKLIRYVPVQIIGGVIGGIGIYVLAGAFDWMGGLGLHWGNLLSTAQECIEGPLSGGCLLNMVPSLVFGLLLFFGLSRCKNSLFLFCLLLVACAAGYGVSFWGTGQADGPFSTSVADLASGVPLYSLDVLKMGLGDVQWDIIRAHGLYLGALGCIAALTGMYRVTKLELVLGGEVDFSRELRALGVVNVLSGLCGGMPAGISFGRSAGAKAIGGSGPFAGVVAGLVVLTGLYFANTVMLFIPRFVPEGMLVFAGLALVRGWMFKARTAFTRRNDLWMLWVTFFATVVFGLLIGTGFGVALALMVTVRRSSKGGPVRNVLSGVAHRSSVDRASTQQRVLREYGDHIHILRLHGFLFLGSMEELLLAIRQRLDDRSLLPVEYLVLDFKMVTGLASATEIGFRKLNRLAEEYSFEPIIASAPLELEQHLEQAGFLGGEEDAFKVFYNLEYAMEWCENRVLDAEGFLDMHEMALPDLLMPVFPEPKYIPALMKVLKRVTFKKGETVFAQGDVSDAMYFVESGKLDVELSVEGGRVIRLKKVGPGAVVGEMGIYTAAPRSATVRATEKCVLYLMTLDKLEAVEKRAPMLVTAIHRFMINLLAERLAEANFKVHKLMG, encoded by the coding sequence ATGGAGAGCACGAACCCGGCGGAGCCGGAAACCGACAGGGGCAGTCAGGAGGATGTTCTCTGCCCTGAGTGTGGTGCGGTCATGGAGGGCGGTTTCGGGGAGTCGGTATGTTCCGAGTGCGGCCATGAACTCGTGCGCAAGGAAGACTTGAAGGAGTTGGATGAAGCCGATGTGGATGTTGAGGATCTGGCCCGACACAGGCCCCCGGAGGTCTGGGACCCCGAATTCGAGGCCGGGCCCGAGAGCCTCTCGGCGTTGGAATCAGGGGATGGTTCCTCCCGCGCAACCGGATTCTTCGGCGCGAGCCTGTTCCAAAATCTTTTTGCGGGTGTGATCTCGGGCGGCCTTGCTTTCTTTTTCGCCGTGGCCATGGCCATGCTGGCCACCGCCCAGTCGGGTATGCATCAGTTCCTGCCTTTCGTCCTTTCGGCGACCCTGGCGGCCATGGCCGTGGGCAGCGCCTTCTACTCGCTGCAAAGCCGCATTCCCTTTGGCCTGGCCGGGAGCGGCACCGTGGTCACCGCCATGATGTTTTTCTTCCTGGGAGCTGTTTACAGAAACATGGCAGGGCGTTTCGAACCCGATATTATCCTGTCGACGTTGGTTGCGGCCATTGTGCTCAGTTCCGTTGTCGTCGGCGTGGGTTTGTGGCTCATCGGGATCCTGCGGGCCGGCAAGCTGATCCGTTATGTTCCGGTTCAGATCATCGGCGGCGTCATCGGCGGTATAGGCATCTATGTGTTGGCCGGCGCCTTCGACTGGATGGGGGGCCTGGGGCTGCACTGGGGGAACCTTCTCTCAACAGCTCAGGAATGTATCGAAGGCCCCCTGTCGGGAGGCTGTCTACTGAACATGGTGCCGAGTCTGGTCTTCGGCTTGCTCCTGTTCTTCGGGCTTTCCCGATGCAAGAACTCCCTTTTTCTCTTTTGCCTTCTGCTGGTGGCCTGTGCTGCCGGATACGGCGTCTCTTTTTGGGGAACGGGCCAGGCTGACGGTCCTTTTTCCACCTCTGTGGCCGATCTAGCAAGTGGCGTCCCCCTGTATTCACTGGATGTGTTGAAGATGGGGCTGGGGGATGTGCAGTGGGATATCATCCGTGCGCACGGACTGTATCTCGGTGCATTGGGATGCATTGCCGCCCTGACAGGCATGTACCGTGTGACCAAGCTGGAGCTGGTGCTGGGCGGCGAGGTGGATTTCAGCAGGGAACTCCGGGCCTTGGGAGTGGTCAATGTCCTTTCCGGGCTTTGCGGAGGCATGCCTGCCGGAATATCCTTCGGTCGGAGTGCCGGAGCCAAAGCCATCGGTGGAAGCGGTCCGTTTGCCGGAGTCGTTGCCGGTCTGGTTGTCCTGACAGGTCTTTATTTTGCCAACACCGTCATGTTGTTCATTCCCCGTTTCGTGCCTGAAGGGATGTTGGTCTTCGCGGGGTTGGCGTTGGTACGCGGGTGGATGTTCAAGGCGCGCACGGCCTTTACCCGGCGGAACGACCTCTGGATGCTTTGGGTGACCTTTTTCGCTACCGTAGTTTTTGGTCTGCTTATTGGTACGGGCTTCGGAGTGGCCCTGGCCCTGATGGTCACGGTTCGTCGGTCAAGCAAGGGCGGTCCGGTGCGTAACGTCCTTTCCGGCGTCGCTCATCGCTCAAGTGTGGACAGGGCTTCCACACAGCAGCGGGTCCTGAGAGAATATGGGGATCACATCCATATCCTCCGGCTTCATGGATTTCTGTTCCTGGGCTCGATGGAAGAGCTGCTTTTGGCGATAAGGCAACGTCTTGATGACAGGAGCCTTTTGCCTGTGGAATACCTGGTCCTGGATTTCAAGATGGTTACCGGCCTGGCGTCGGCTACGGAAATAGGCTTCAGGAAACTTAATCGTCTGGCGGAAGAGTACAGTTTTGAACCGATTATCGCCAGCGCCCCGTTGGAGTTGGAGCAGCACCTGGAACAGGCCGGCTTTCTCGGTGGCGAGGAGGACGCGTTCAAGGTGTTCTACAATTTGGAGTACGCCATGGAGTGGTGTGAGAACCGGGTGCTGGATGCCGAAGGGTTCCTGGACATGCATGAGATGGCACTGCCTGATCTGCTTATGCCCGTGTTTCCCGAGCCCAAGTATATTCCCGCGTTGATGAAGGTGCTCAAACGGGTGACTTTCAAAAAGGGGGAGACCGTTTTCGCCCAGGGAGATGTCTCGGACGCCATGTATTTCGTGGAGTCTGGCAAGCTGGACGTGGAATTGTCGGTGGAGGGCGGCCGGGTCATCAGGCTCAAAAAGGTCGGTCCTGGTGCCGTTGTCGGCGAAATGGGCATCTACACTGCAGCGCCTCGGTCGGCCACGGTGCGTGCAACGGAAAAGTGCGTACTCTACCTGATGACTCTGGACAAACTGGAGGCCGTGGAGAAACGAGCTCCCATGCTGGTTACGGCCATCCACCGTTTCATGATCAACCTACTTGCCGAGCGGTTGGCCGAGGCCAACTTCAAAGTCCACAAACTGATGGGCTGA
- the rfbB gene encoding dTDP-glucose 4,6-dehydratase — translation MHLLVTGGCGFIGTNFIRLMLEKHPDWSITNLDKLTYAGNRLNLLDLEENGGRYRFVQGDIGDRNIIMDLLAGHAFDAVVNFAAESHVDRSINDPTPFVATNVLGAQNLMECARQRGMERFVHISTDEVYGTLGDEGKFTETTPLAPNSPYSASKAGADLLARAYFETYGFPILVTRCSNNYGPYQFPEKLIPLMFLNAKSDKPLPVYGDGLNVRDWIYVDDHCLGVELTLLHGRPGRAYNFGGDAEEANINVVRTLLSLLGKPESLITHVTDRPGHDKRYAMDFSLAAEELGFAPTVDLATGLKRTLTWYENHAAWLEKVQSGEYRIFMNTWYEERR, via the coding sequence ATGCACCTACTCGTCACCGGCGGATGCGGCTTCATCGGCACCAACTTCATCCGCCTCATGCTGGAAAAGCATCCGGACTGGTCCATCACCAATCTGGACAAGCTTACCTACGCAGGCAACCGGCTCAACCTGCTGGACCTTGAGGAGAACGGCGGCCGATACCGCTTTGTACAGGGAGACATCGGCGACAGGAACATAATCATGGACCTGCTCGCTGGACACGCCTTCGATGCGGTGGTCAACTTCGCCGCTGAATCCCATGTGGACCGCTCCATCAACGACCCCACCCCCTTCGTGGCAACAAACGTGTTGGGAGCACAAAATCTCATGGAGTGCGCACGCCAGCGAGGCATGGAGCGCTTCGTGCACATCTCCACCGACGAAGTCTATGGCACCTTGGGCGACGAGGGTAAATTCACGGAGACTACCCCGCTGGCTCCCAATTCGCCCTACTCTGCCTCCAAAGCAGGCGCGGACCTCCTGGCCAGGGCGTACTTCGAGACCTACGGCTTTCCCATCCTAGTGACGCGCTGCTCCAACAACTACGGCCCCTACCAGTTCCCGGAGAAGCTCATCCCGCTCATGTTCCTGAACGCCAAGTCGGACAAGCCCCTGCCGGTTTACGGCGATGGGCTCAACGTGCGGGACTGGATATACGTGGATGACCACTGCCTGGGGGTTGAGTTGACCCTGCTGCACGGACGTCCCGGCCGGGCATACAACTTCGGGGGCGATGCGGAGGAGGCCAACATCAACGTGGTCAGGACGCTCCTCTCCCTGCTCGGCAAGCCAGAATCCCTCATAACCCACGTCACGGATCGCCCTGGGCACGACAAAAGGTACGCCATGGACTTCTCTCTGGCTGCCGAAGAACTCGGGTTCGCGCCCACGGTCGACCTCGCCACCGGCCTGAAGCGCACCCTGACATGGTACGAAAACCACGCGGCATGGCTTGAAAAGGTCCAGAGCGGCGAATACCGCATCTTCATGAACACCTGGTACGAGGAAAGACGCTGA
- a CDS encoding glycosyltransferase: MTKHYVSIIVSDLEANPSLPRLLQSVARQSTGLERTEVIVAGGDVHSASSESLWSAITGMDNVTLLRVDADATPASARNRAVEESHGSLLAFLRPDYRLDPKYLTTAISVFEDRAEADVMYADYIRLAPKHDKSIRPGMVQLPDFDDGLLHSRNILGPAVMMRRETFDATVGFRDNTVYRDWDLWIQAAGAGAGFLHVDYPLSSCEHAKVSFRERAEDGRCKAMIVINNQSCFHIHTVKWALAYLRGDSWAHAYSFMVIPTAMEVTRMMHEYHMQQMGTDVLTRKAIRQFDLEPHTIQASR, from the coding sequence ATGACCAAGCATTACGTCTCCATCATCGTTTCCGACCTGGAAGCAAACCCGAGCCTGCCGCGCCTGCTGCAATCGGTTGCCCGCCAGTCCACCGGACTGGAACGCACCGAGGTAATCGTGGCAGGTGGAGACGTCCACTCAGCTTCTTCCGAATCTCTTTGGTCTGCCATTACCGGCATGGACAACGTCACCCTGCTCCGGGTGGACGCAGACGCCACTCCGGCCTCGGCCCGCAACAGGGCCGTGGAGGAAAGCCATGGCAGCCTGCTCGCCTTCCTTCGTCCGGACTATCGGCTGGACCCGAAGTACCTGACAACCGCGATCTCCGTGTTTGAGGACCGGGCCGAGGCGGACGTTATGTACGCCGACTACATCCGTCTGGCGCCGAAGCACGACAAGTCCATCCGGCCCGGTATGGTTCAGTTGCCCGACTTTGACGACGGCCTGCTCCATTCAAGAAACATCCTCGGCCCCGCCGTCATGATGCGTCGAGAAACATTCGACGCGACGGTCGGTTTCCGGGACAACACGGTATACCGCGACTGGGATCTCTGGATTCAGGCCGCAGGCGCCGGGGCCGGTTTCCTGCACGTGGACTATCCTCTGTCTTCCTGCGAACATGCCAAGGTGTCTTTCCGTGAACGTGCCGAGGACGGCCGCTGCAAGGCGATGATCGTCATCAACAACCAGTCCTGCTTTCACATCCATACGGTCAAGTGGGCTCTCGCCTATCTGCGCGGCGACTCCTGGGCACATGCCTACAGCTTCATGGTCATCCCCACGGCTATGGAAGTGACCCGCATGATGCATGAATACCACATGCAGCAAATGGGCACGGACGTCCTGACCCGGAAGGCCATCCGGCAGTTCGATCTGGAACCCCACACTATCCAGGCCAGCCGGTAA